A window of the Haloquadratum walsbyi C23 genome harbors these coding sequences:
- a CDS encoding site-2 protease family protein, translating to MNTLLWVLVGLAAYSAGTFFLSQRGLLPKFVQVQGPFTTIHTQRGREFIEWIAQPKRFWRAWTNFGVGTALVIMVGMFAFLLIQGISILQNPPAPSAVNQPENFLVIPGVNDFLPLSVAPEIIFGLLVGLVVHEGGHGILCRVEGIEIESMGVFLLTIIPLGAFVEPDEESERFASRGGRTRMFAAGVTNNFAITIIAFVLLFGPIIGSITVAPGLAVSGAYDESPAATAGIEQGDRITTVAGTPISNESELNNILSERSNREITVKINDGTSAAKRESQTLTVERELIVAGSVGGNPADINVDAEGDPIGVETVNGTAVYTQAGFANAVGTDRFIELTTTRGTTTIPAGAYLTRVASDGPLAQAGVPSNPGVIVTAIDGQRVVSSNELTAVLDTTQPGEEVMVEAVVSGERKEYSVRLGENPQDGSGFLGVNIFPGTSGLLLTDFGAQSYPAGTYLELLGGEGGPGAIGLSGTIADSPLGAVYVSLVLPLASVVLGIPNFPGFTGAVHNFYAITGPLEPIGSGVFLIANIAFWTAWINLQLGIFNFIPGHPLDGGRILRTSAEAVVSRLPLPASGKRRLVRTITTSVGIIMLLSLLLLVFGPTVLSG from the coding sequence ATGAACACGCTTCTATGGGTGCTTGTTGGTCTTGCTGCATACTCAGCAGGCACATTCTTTCTCTCTCAGCGTGGACTGCTGCCAAAGTTCGTTCAGGTGCAAGGACCGTTTACAACGATTCATACCCAGCGTGGGCGAGAATTCATCGAGTGGATTGCGCAGCCAAAGCGATTCTGGCGAGCATGGACGAACTTCGGTGTCGGCACAGCACTTGTGATTATGGTTGGAATGTTTGCGTTCTTACTTATTCAGGGAATCTCAATTCTTCAGAACCCACCGGCACCATCGGCGGTAAATCAGCCGGAGAACTTCCTCGTCATTCCAGGTGTGAATGATTTTCTCCCATTATCCGTTGCTCCAGAGATTATTTTTGGACTGCTTGTTGGGCTGGTTGTTCATGAGGGCGGTCATGGAATACTTTGTCGAGTTGAAGGGATTGAGATTGAATCAATGGGGGTATTCCTCTTAACGATTATACCGCTTGGTGCGTTTGTCGAACCTGATGAAGAGAGCGAGCGATTCGCAAGTCGAGGAGGACGAACACGGATGTTCGCAGCAGGGGTCACAAACAATTTCGCAATCACGATCATTGCGTTTGTGCTTTTATTCGGTCCGATAATCGGAAGCATCACTGTTGCACCGGGACTGGCTGTTTCTGGGGCGTATGATGAATCACCGGCAGCAACAGCGGGAATCGAGCAAGGTGATCGGATTACAACCGTGGCTGGAACGCCAATTAGTAATGAAAGCGAACTCAATAATATTTTATCGGAGAGAAGTAATCGAGAGATCACCGTCAAGATTAATGATGGGACAAGTGCAGCGAAGCGGGAGTCGCAGACGCTCACCGTTGAGCGAGAATTGATTGTTGCTGGATCGGTTGGTGGGAATCCTGCGGATATTAATGTCGACGCCGAGGGCGACCCAATTGGCGTCGAGACAGTGAATGGCACCGCAGTCTATACACAAGCAGGATTTGCCAATGCTGTTGGGACAGACCGATTCATTGAATTGACCACAACGCGCGGAACGACCACAATTCCTGCTGGAGCATATCTGACACGAGTTGCGTCTGATGGACCGCTTGCTCAGGCTGGTGTTCCAAGCAACCCCGGCGTAATTGTGACTGCAATCGATGGTCAGCGTGTTGTATCTTCGAATGAACTAACAGCAGTTTTAGATACAACACAACCGGGTGAGGAAGTCATGGTTGAGGCTGTCGTATCAGGTGAACGAAAAGAATATTCAGTCCGTCTTGGCGAGAATCCACAAGATGGGAGTGGTTTCTTAGGTGTGAATATATTCCCAGGGACAAGCGGATTATTGTTAACAGACTTTGGTGCGCAATCATATCCTGCCGGAACATATCTTGAATTGCTTGGCGGAGAGGGTGGTCCTGGGGCGATTGGGCTGAGTGGGACAATTGCTGATTCACCACTTGGAGCCGTCTATGTATCGCTTGTATTGCCGCTTGCATCCGTTGTTCTTGGCATTCCAAACTTCCCGGGATTTACTGGAGCAGTACATAATTTCTATGCAATTACTGGTCCACTCGAGCCGATTGGGAGTGGAGTGTTCCTCATAGCAAATATTGCCTTTTGGACGGCGTGGATTAATCTCCAGTTAGGAATATTTAATTTCATTCCTGGGCATCCGCTTGATGGAGGACGCATTCTTCGAACAAGTGCTGAGGCGGTTGTTTCACGATTACCGCTCCCTGCGAGCGGAAAGCGCCGATTGGTTCGAACAATCACAACAAGTGTTGGAATAATTATGCTTTTATCATTGCTACTGTTAGTGTTCGGTCCAACGGTGCTCAGTGGATAG
- a CDS encoding heme-binding protein, translating to MSEVPPTDEGWFVLHDFRTVDWDAWREAPTHRREAAIGDGVEYLRKHESIADAEEGSSAVFSVLGHKADILITHFRPTLDALSRAERQFEQTTFAGFTTQPTSYVSVAEISGYTTPGYFENPDAADEGLRQYMQGKLTPEIPDKDYAGFYPMSKRRGETYNWYDLPIDERAEMMEAHAETGKEYAGKIKQVIASSVGFDDYEWGVTLFADDPTDIKDIVYEMRFDEVSAKYGEFGTFYIGQRFPPADLGALLEGKAIPTVEQDVDAPTAHGEAHGHAHGDSPHGSGGGGGSSHGQSPGGASAGGSAHGTEDADHSDSRSTTSADTTQSDTSTNTNTNTNTQDSEIREQLAEYDIYAGQPHGEDVYATVLYSEATTDELFSEVEGLRGNFDHYETHVKTAVYEARNRHRNAVVSIWETQSAAETAAGFISELPDVVSRAGEESGFGTMGMFYTVKSEYRGEFNDTFDTVGGILTEMDGHQQTDLMINLEDENDMFISSQWDAREDAMSFFRSDEFSETVEWGRDVLSERPRHVFLA from the coding sequence ATGTCAGAGGTTCCGCCGACTGACGAGGGCTGGTTTGTCCTGCATGATTTTCGCACTGTTGACTGGGATGCATGGCGTGAAGCACCAACACACCGTCGAGAGGCTGCAATCGGTGATGGTGTGGAGTATCTTCGAAAACATGAATCGATTGCTGACGCTGAAGAGGGCTCCTCAGCGGTATTCTCTGTGCTTGGACATAAAGCTGACATCCTCATCACACACTTTCGACCGACGCTTGATGCACTCTCACGTGCTGAACGACAATTTGAGCAAACGACATTTGCCGGATTTACAACGCAGCCAACATCGTATGTTTCTGTCGCAGAGATATCAGGATATACGACACCCGGATATTTTGAGAATCCAGATGCCGCAGACGAGGGATTACGGCAGTATATGCAAGGAAAGTTGACACCTGAGATACCTGATAAGGACTATGCTGGGTTCTACCCGATGTCAAAGCGTCGAGGTGAGACGTATAATTGGTATGATCTCCCGATTGATGAGCGAGCTGAAATGATGGAGGCTCACGCTGAAACTGGAAAGGAATACGCAGGGAAGATCAAGCAAGTCATTGCATCCTCAGTTGGCTTTGATGATTATGAGTGGGGGGTAACGCTATTCGCCGATGATCCAACAGATATCAAAGATATTGTCTATGAGATGCGGTTCGATGAGGTGTCTGCAAAATATGGCGAATTCGGGACATTCTATATTGGACAACGCTTCCCGCCAGCTGACCTCGGTGCACTTCTCGAAGGAAAGGCAATTCCGACAGTCGAACAGGATGTTGACGCGCCAACAGCACATGGTGAAGCACACGGACACGCCCATGGGGATTCCCCACACGGAAGCGGAGGGGGTGGGGGCAGCTCCCATGGACAGTCACCTGGAGGTGCCAGTGCCGGCGGATCAGCACATGGGACAGAAGATGCAGATCATAGCGACTCCAGGTCGACCACGAGTGCGGATACAACACAATCAGACACAAGCACAAACACAAACACAAACACAAACACTCAAGATAGCGAAATTCGCGAACAGTTAGCAGAGTATGACATCTATGCAGGACAACCACATGGTGAAGATGTCTATGCAACAGTTCTGTATTCAGAAGCCACTACCGATGAGCTATTTTCAGAGGTTGAGGGACTCAGAGGGAACTTCGATCATTATGAGACACATGTAAAGACAGCGGTATACGAAGCTCGCAATCGCCATCGGAATGCTGTTGTCAGCATTTGGGAGACACAATCAGCCGCAGAGACGGCAGCTGGATTTATTTCAGAGTTACCGGATGTTGTCTCACGAGCAGGTGAAGAATCAGGCTTTGGAACAATGGGAATGTTCTATACGGTGAAATCAGAATATCGCGGTGAATTCAATGACACGTTTGATACTGTTGGGGGGATCCTCACCGAGATGGACGGTCACCAACAGACAGATTTGATGATAAATCTCGAAGATGAGAATGATATGTTTATTTCAAGTCAATGGGATGCACGTGAGGATGCAATGTCATTTTTCCGGTCTGATGAATTCAGTGAAACTGTCGAATGGGGGCGTGACGTTCTTTCTGAGCGCCCACGACATGTGTTTTTAGCTTGA
- a CDS encoding aldo/keto reductase, protein MHYRTLGTSGVEVSEVGFGAWVVGTDWWGDRTRSDSIELIHHAIDQGITYFDTGDVYGHGDSESIIGEALAPYRDEVTVATKVGYDFYNNPQAGHGELPKEITGEWIRNATRRSLDRLDMEYVDVLQLHNANVDEVDADVLETLDELREEGLVDAIGWALGPSIGWLAEGDLAITEEFDSVQLVWNLFEQDVGNHFLNTIENTNSSTSLIPRVPHSSGILNEQVTPETGYDLDDHRGFRPDAWYETGWEKIETLRFLERDDERTMGQAAIAYLLSHDAVPTVTPTFHTSEDISAWAAASDVPKLSAEELSKVSSLYAENFGIDRDDGMDQLRSSVDGEDIRAAGINKRATRGPRNTASSD, encoded by the coding sequence ATGCACTATCGAACACTGGGCACTTCCGGTGTTGAGGTCAGCGAAGTTGGATTCGGTGCATGGGTCGTCGGAACCGATTGGTGGGGTGATCGCACCCGCAGTGACTCAATTGAATTAATACATCACGCTATTGATCAAGGCATTACCTATTTTGACACAGGTGATGTCTACGGTCATGGTGATAGTGAGTCAATCATTGGTGAGGCGCTTGCACCGTATCGTGATGAAGTCACTGTTGCAACGAAAGTTGGCTATGATTTCTATAATAATCCACAAGCTGGACACGGCGAATTACCAAAGGAAATAACAGGCGAGTGGATACGAAATGCAACCCGTCGTAGCCTTGACCGGCTTGACATGGAGTATGTCGACGTATTACAACTACACAATGCAAATGTCGATGAGGTCGATGCAGACGTACTTGAGACATTAGATGAACTCCGTGAAGAAGGGCTCGTTGATGCAATCGGATGGGCACTTGGTCCCTCAATCGGATGGCTGGCTGAAGGTGATTTGGCTATCACCGAAGAGTTTGATTCAGTACAACTTGTCTGGAACCTCTTTGAACAGGATGTCGGCAATCACTTTCTTAATACAATCGAAAACACAAATTCCTCAACAAGCCTCATCCCACGCGTCCCTCACTCATCAGGGATTCTCAACGAGCAAGTAACACCCGAAACAGGGTATGATCTTGATGACCACCGTGGATTCCGACCGGATGCATGGTATGAAACCGGATGGGAAAAAATTGAGACACTTCGATTTCTTGAACGTGATGATGAACGGACCATGGGTCAGGCTGCGATTGCATATCTCCTCAGTCATGATGCAGTCCCAACAGTGACACCAACGTTCCACACTAGCGAGGATATCTCTGCGTGGGCAGCTGCCTCCGATGTTCCAAAACTCTCAGCCGAAGAACTCTCTAAGGTATCATCACTCTATGCAGAGAACTTCGGGATCGACCGCGATGATGGAATGGATCAACTTCGCTCATCTGTTGATGGTGAAGATATCCGTGCTGCTGGAATTAATAAACGGGCAACACGTGGTCCGCGGAATACAGCATCATCAGATTAG
- a CDS encoding molybdopterin synthase, with protein sequence MQVLGILGQDAGALCSDVIAQLDGAVAVIETQETIDQTFNDPHDTSYDVTTRYDLADTGHWRASGENHSVVDILDELSTTVDYTLVIGASNARIPTVLLETAVTDIDPDSTHVVLTAETATAIDTEDVVTAIESVEPHITLSTLIDRVKSSSDADHAGAIATFTGRVRARDSDDDPETVRLRFETYDSVADNRMREIESELSERDGVFAVELFHRTGIINNGEDIVFVVVLAGHRAEAFETVSDGINRLKAEVPIFKHETTIEEDFWVHERN encoded by the coding sequence ATGCAAGTGCTCGGGATCCTTGGGCAAGATGCAGGAGCGCTCTGTAGTGATGTCATTGCTCAACTTGATGGCGCGGTTGCAGTTATCGAGACACAGGAGACGATAGATCAGACATTCAACGATCCACACGACACATCATATGATGTGACAACACGATATGACCTTGCGGATACTGGTCACTGGCGTGCGAGCGGGGAAAATCACAGCGTGGTCGACATTCTTGATGAACTCTCAACGACGGTCGATTATACACTTGTTATCGGCGCATCAAATGCACGCATTCCAACAGTATTACTTGAGACTGCAGTGACAGATATTGATCCTGACTCCACTCATGTTGTCCTCACTGCTGAGACAGCAACAGCAATCGATACTGAAGATGTTGTTACTGCAATTGAATCTGTTGAACCCCATATCACTCTTTCAACACTCATTGATCGAGTGAAGTCATCTTCAGATGCAGATCATGCCGGTGCGATTGCAACCTTCACAGGGCGAGTGCGAGCACGTGACAGTGATGATGACCCGGAAACTGTTCGCCTCCGATTTGAAACATATGATTCAGTCGCTGATAACCGGATGCGTGAAATTGAGTCTGAATTAAGCGAACGTGATGGTGTATTTGCGGTCGAATTATTCCATCGAACAGGTATTATCAACAACGGAGAAGACATCGTCTTCGTCGTTGTCTTAGCCGGGCATCGAGCGGAAGCATTCGAAACAGTTTCGGATGGAATTAATCGACTGAAAGCTGAGGTTCCAATCTTCAAACATGAGACGACCATTGAGGAGGACTTCTGGGTTCACGAACGCAACTGA
- the pyrH gene encoding UMP kinase gives MRVVVSIGGSVLAPNLDARRVEDHAAVVETLAEAGYDIAAVVGGGGVARDYIGTARDLGANEVQLDQIGIDVTRINARLLIAALGSRVDPKVARDYEDAGDAVRRGDISIMGGIMPGQTTDAVAAALAEYVDADLLVYATSVDGVYDADPSSQDEAQKYTQLLPTELVDVVAPMSRDAGASAPVDLLAAKLIQRAGMRTIVLDGADPQHIESAVLDGEHNGTDIIPPDGKDDLATWVHAEQ, from the coding sequence ATGAGAGTTGTCGTCTCCATCGGCGGGAGTGTCCTTGCTCCTAATCTCGATGCACGACGCGTTGAAGACCACGCGGCGGTTGTCGAGACGCTTGCCGAGGCGGGATATGATATTGCAGCGGTCGTCGGTGGTGGTGGCGTGGCTCGCGACTACATCGGGACTGCTCGAGATTTAGGCGCAAATGAAGTCCAACTGGACCAAATTGGCATCGATGTGACGCGAATTAACGCACGGTTGCTTATTGCTGCGCTTGGGTCGCGTGTTGACCCTAAAGTTGCACGGGATTATGAGGACGCGGGTGATGCTGTGCGACGCGGTGATATATCCATAATGGGTGGAATTATGCCAGGACAGACGACTGATGCGGTCGCTGCTGCGCTTGCTGAGTACGTCGATGCAGACTTACTCGTGTATGCAACAAGTGTTGATGGCGTGTACGATGCTGACCCAAGTTCACAGGATGAAGCTCAAAAGTATACGCAGTTGCTGCCAACCGAATTAGTCGATGTTGTTGCACCAATGAGTCGTGATGCTGGTGCGTCTGCACCCGTTGACCTTCTTGCAGCAAAGCTCATTCAGCGAGCAGGGATGCGAACAATTGTTCTTGATGGAGCTGACCCACAACACATCGAATCAGCCGTTCTCGATGGTGAACATAACGGAACAGATATTATCCCTCCCGACGGGAAAGATGATTTAGCAACATGGGTTCACGCTGAGCAATAA
- a CDS encoding helix-turn-helix domain-containing protein: protein MSNTPSDHSPHDTDKQDVQYDPDDDSYNILQCTQCDTTALSIGHDDPPISCHDEPMEHINQVNMTVKPPDIREVLFQVFGLPKSGLDICLCVIGEGPLSASEVATKLDYDRTTVTRYLNKLVDLGLLRRSELNRENGGIINVYHSVDLEQMRLETLTGFYLWAGEAATLIENANMTKQEYLAENPDQDLPDVFWESFPHK, encoded by the coding sequence ATGTCCAATACCCCCAGCGATCACTCACCCCATGATACCGATAAACAAGATGTTCAATACGATCCTGACGATGACTCATATAATATTCTGCAATGCACACAATGTGATACGACCGCTCTTAGTATCGGTCATGATGATCCACCGATATCCTGTCATGACGAACCGATGGAACATATCAACCAGGTCAATATGACAGTCAAGCCCCCAGATATCCGCGAGGTCTTATTTCAAGTATTTGGACTTCCAAAGTCAGGTCTTGATATCTGCTTATGTGTAATCGGCGAGGGTCCGCTGTCAGCCAGCGAGGTAGCAACAAAACTTGATTATGATCGAACAACTGTCACTCGGTATCTTAACAAACTCGTTGATCTTGGATTATTACGCCGCTCTGAACTCAACCGAGAAAATGGTGGTATTATCAATGTATATCACTCAGTTGATCTCGAGCAGATGCGTCTAGAGACACTTACTGGATTCTATCTCTGGGCGGGCGAAGCAGCAACACTCATTGAGAATGCGAATATGACAAAACAAGAATATCTTGCGGAAAACCCCGACCAAGATCTTCCAGATGTGTTTTGGGAGTCATTCCCTCATAAATAG
- a CDS encoding DUF7123 family protein: MSTTATPSTNADEDRSKEERLKNYLVSKAQDGEMYFKSKFIADEVGLSAKEIGALMVKLRDSATELSVEKWSYTSATTWRVETTTEVA; this comes from the coding sequence ATGAGCACAACTGCAACACCCTCCACAAACGCGGACGAGGATCGATCAAAAGAAGAGCGTCTGAAGAACTATCTTGTTTCGAAGGCACAAGATGGTGAGATGTACTTTAAATCGAAGTTCATCGCTGATGAGGTTGGACTTTCAGCGAAAGAAATTGGTGCACTCATGGTCAAACTTCGTGACTCCGCAACTGAATTGAGTGTTGAGAAGTGGTCATACACCAGTGCAACTACCTGGCGCGTTGAAACCACCACTGAAGTCGCGTAA
- a CDS encoding DUF7114 family protein, producing MQDKGKDQDRDGPPISDGAGNASGGTHGHIPESGVNDSEVHSHDPNAESSGNLNKESADESSGHRRLTQQTDAAENVHRLSLVDRAAGVQLIYEGLRLTRTLADTEPWVGSTTAKTGIKKDIDADLEVLAADVFVSRGFALLARTDAAGRAVGVVRAFGQDQTLQRIKDDENTTYDGNLEADIFALAVAVGASAVGKTATQAVLEYASELSHSYTGTRTGTGTGTIDQGLPPEEIISETVKERIHMLNTTNQEKDNPMPSSTTDQY from the coding sequence ATGCAAGACAAGGGTAAAGACCAGGACCGAGATGGACCACCAATCAGCGATGGAGCTGGGAATGCATCTGGAGGGACTCATGGACATATTCCTGAATCCGGGGTCAACGACAGCGAAGTGCATTCTCATGACCCAAATGCCGAATCAAGCGGTAATCTGAACAAGGAATCAGCGGATGAGTCATCCGGTCATCGCCGTCTCACTCAACAGACAGACGCAGCTGAGAATGTGCATCGATTATCGTTAGTTGACCGTGCAGCGGGCGTACAATTAATATATGAAGGATTACGCCTCACCCGAACGCTCGCTGACACAGAACCATGGGTCGGGTCAACAACAGCAAAGACGGGGATAAAAAAAGATATTGACGCCGATCTTGAGGTTCTTGCTGCGGATGTATTCGTCTCACGTGGATTTGCTTTGCTTGCTCGGACTGACGCGGCAGGTCGAGCGGTGGGCGTTGTCCGTGCCTTTGGTCAGGACCAAACGCTCCAGCGGATAAAAGACGATGAGAATACTACATATGATGGAAATCTTGAAGCTGATATCTTTGCACTTGCTGTTGCAGTCGGTGCATCCGCCGTTGGTAAGACGGCTACGCAAGCAGTGCTTGAGTACGCGTCAGAATTATCTCACTCGTATACAGGAACAAGAACAGGAACAGGAACAGGAACAATCGACCAGGGGCTTCCGCCTGAGGAGATTATTTCAGAAACTGTGAAAGAGCGTATTCATATGCTCAATACGACCAACCAGGAAAAGGATAATCCAATGCCATCATCAACGACTGATCAATATTGA
- a CDS encoding NAD+ synthase: MQQSVLSTDAPLDLRLSPEELETVESHVSQFITDIVADAGADGAVLGLSGGIDSTTVAYMAVDALGAENVHGLVMPSEVNDDANMSDAEWVAEELDIPYEVIEIQPIAESFFEAIPEAADDQMAVGNVYVRTRAVLNYFLANHENKIVLGTGNRSEALTGYYTKYGDQAVDCNPIGNLYKQQVRQLAASVGIPEELVMKTPSAGMWVGQTDEEELGLGYDTVDAILALHVDGPLSVDATVRQLDVTSEDITRVVELYEKSKHKRQMPPAPPSLSL; the protein is encoded by the coding sequence ATGCAACAATCAGTTCTCTCAACAGATGCACCGCTTGATCTTCGATTATCACCGGAAGAGCTCGAAACGGTTGAATCACATGTGAGTCAGTTTATCACTGATATCGTTGCTGATGCAGGAGCAGACGGTGCCGTTCTTGGACTTTCAGGAGGAATCGATAGCACAACAGTCGCATATATGGCGGTTGATGCACTCGGTGCAGAGAATGTACACGGACTTGTGATGCCGAGCGAGGTCAATGATGATGCGAATATGAGTGACGCTGAGTGGGTTGCAGAGGAACTTGATATTCCATATGAGGTTATTGAGATCCAGCCGATTGCTGAGTCATTTTTTGAGGCAATCCCAGAGGCTGCAGATGATCAAATGGCTGTTGGGAATGTGTATGTCCGGACACGAGCAGTGCTCAATTATTTTCTTGCAAATCATGAAAACAAAATTGTTCTTGGAACCGGAAATCGGTCGGAGGCATTGACCGGATACTACACAAAATACGGTGACCAAGCAGTCGATTGCAATCCAATCGGAAACCTGTATAAGCAACAGGTGAGGCAATTGGCTGCATCAGTTGGAATTCCTGAAGAATTAGTAATGAAAACACCTTCTGCAGGTATGTGGGTTGGACAGACTGATGAAGAAGAACTTGGATTAGGGTATGATACCGTCGATGCCATTCTTGCACTGCATGTTGATGGACCATTATCAGTCGATGCGACTGTTCGACAGCTTGATGTGACGTCTGAAGATATCACTCGGGTTGTTGAATTATATGAGAAGAGTAAACATAAACGACAGATGCCACCTGCACCACCGTCACTATCCCTCTGA
- the lysS gene encoding lysine--tRNA ligase, with protein sequence MNNDTQTAETENAESTDEDEPQTHAFWAATAADEIEETDPTDPIVIKGGVSPSGVAHLGNFNEVMRGYYIAEVLRERGHEVRQVFTSDDRDPLRSLPQRLADDTGEIVGLGDVDAGALGRNLGRPYTDIPDPFGESKSYAAHFTKLLAADADRLDIPVEIISNTEYYQEGKFEESIKCILEDIDTAREVLSEYQSKVDEDYVPFNPLCQNCGKITETVTDIDLDAQTVTYQCTDMTAGEKTIDGCGHEGVATFREGKLPWRFEWPAQWQILDVDFEPFGKDHAEGSWPSGTDIAENVLDTVPPIPMVYEWFTVNDESLSSSTGNIVTVTELLTLLEPAVIRYFFALDPRRARDLDLENLDQLVDDFDRFERAYFDGVNDESINEFAEQAYPYVVENIDSERVRLPYTFAAVLGMTDDRSLQIEMARNEGHIDAETPEWAVTDALNRIEKARIWAERMDNTYNYQLQETQPAIDIDPTSDTAKALDTLAEVVAEGSDGEEIQEAIFDIARDYDIPVGEFFEVGYQLFFDQSAGPRLGKFLGELDAEFVVQRLRREG encoded by the coding sequence ATGAATAATGACACACAGACTGCCGAGACAGAGAATGCTGAATCAACAGATGAAGATGAACCACAGACACACGCATTTTGGGCTGCAACCGCTGCGGATGAGATTGAAGAGACTGACCCAACTGATCCGATTGTAATCAAAGGTGGGGTGTCACCATCTGGAGTTGCACATCTTGGGAATTTCAATGAAGTAATGCGGGGGTACTATATTGCTGAGGTGCTTCGAGAGCGTGGTCATGAGGTAAGACAGGTGTTCACGAGTGACGACCGCGACCCATTGCGGAGTCTCCCACAAAGACTTGCTGATGATACTGGTGAGATTGTTGGTTTAGGCGATGTCGACGCCGGTGCTCTTGGTCGGAATTTAGGGCGACCATACACTGATATCCCCGACCCATTTGGCGAATCGAAGTCATACGCCGCTCATTTCACAAAATTGTTAGCAGCCGATGCTGACCGTCTCGATATTCCGGTTGAGATAATCTCGAATACTGAATATTATCAAGAAGGGAAATTTGAGGAGAGTATCAAATGTATACTCGAAGATATTGATACCGCACGTGAAGTACTCAGCGAGTATCAATCAAAGGTAGATGAGGACTACGTTCCATTCAATCCGCTCTGTCAAAACTGTGGAAAAATAACAGAAACTGTCACCGATATTGATCTTGACGCGCAGACAGTCACATATCAGTGTACCGATATGACTGCCGGTGAAAAGACAATTGACGGGTGTGGACATGAAGGTGTAGCGACATTCCGAGAGGGGAAACTTCCGTGGCGGTTCGAATGGCCTGCACAGTGGCAAATTCTTGATGTCGATTTTGAGCCGTTTGGTAAGGACCATGCTGAGGGATCATGGCCGTCCGGAACGGATATCGCCGAAAACGTTCTTGATACTGTTCCTCCTATCCCGATGGTGTATGAGTGGTTCACAGTCAATGATGAGTCATTGTCTTCATCGACAGGAAATATAGTAACAGTTACTGAGCTCCTCACGCTGCTTGAACCAGCCGTTATTCGGTATTTCTTTGCACTTGACCCGCGGCGGGCGCGTGATCTCGATCTTGAGAATCTTGACCAACTTGTTGATGATTTTGACCGATTTGAGCGTGCATACTTCGATGGGGTGAATGATGAGTCAATAAATGAATTTGCTGAACAGGCATATCCATATGTCGTTGAGAATATTGACTCAGAACGTGTTCGGCTTCCATATACTTTTGCGGCAGTACTGGGGATGACGGACGACCGATCACTCCAGATTGAGATGGCACGTAATGAAGGTCATATTGATGCAGAAACGCCTGAATGGGCAGTTACTGATGCGCTCAATCGTATCGAGAAAGCCCGTATATGGGCAGAGCGAATGGATAATACATACAATTATCAATTACAGGAAACCCAACCGGCTATTGATATTGATCCAACATCAGATACAGCAAAAGCCCTCGATACACTCGCTGAGGTTGTTGCAGAGGGAAGTGATGGTGAGGAGATTCAAGAGGCAATTTTTGACATTGCAAGAGATTATGACATTCCCGTTGGTGAGTTCTTCGAAGTCGGATATCAGCTATTTTTCGATCAGTCAGCGGGTCCCCGTCTTGGCAAGTTTCTTGGCGAACTTGATGCTGAGTTTGTTGTGCAGCGCCTCCGCCGAGAGGGGTGA